A genomic stretch from Edaphobacter aggregans includes:
- a CDS encoding TonB-dependent receptor domain-containing protein, with protein MREDWNHWRLGRRGWLAIAGFALLCCGILFGNCPALLAQNTTGSFNGHVYDATGSVVVDAKVALHDVQTGLTRNATTNSDGLYEFPLVRPGTYQLTVTAAGFGSEVKPNLVLDVNQIQAQDFKLRVGTATQTVSVSASAQQLQTSSANLGAVVDERTVGDLPLNGRSFSALLTLTPGENPVNYSQNSGVTVGTGQGSPGIPGSTYTFPSTQGQWNRENMYFLDGIVNTAAFSSSWDVPPIIDSMQEFKLQSHEDQSEYGGVLGGVVNVVSKSGTNTYHGAAWEYLRNNAFDSRNPFTDFNGNTPSAPAPYHQNEFGADFGGPVRIPKIYNGKNKTFFFVAWESWRYSKAAGISYISPTANELNGDFTNAAVLTSTGQPALLYNPFLSSGTSRPLLGNGHIIPAGMIDPNMQAYLKAYTDTPNFTPSVAGGNNTILNAVGTNNANAFSGRVDHNFNNNMIWFRYSFLDSSATQPTGQHALSTSSADDRNFGGGYAHTFTPHLVLDATIGYSGRWKAGYNDTTPGAPASAAAFLSAVAKSYGTPNFTFTGYNGAGGQGAQENVEHELSFAVNTTWTHGNHLFRFGFFELISQENQGVNGANFGSATFAFDQTGTADPTNQGATGNGIASALLGVPTSGRFQAEVNSSRIISPSAYIEDQWKVSPRVTLNLGLRWDGESSPHLLNGTTAAEIDPNTGNWIISGGKLPPPCNPAGGVYAPCIPTVSSYPGLSSSDAAVLQAHVVVAANPNLGPDPVYTDFGPHIGIAYQPTDKIAIRGGYGLAFDNSISGIQSVRDRLLAWPSNASMPLNFNSISTVTPTTMAQVIPNIGGTQILPTAPTPWQQYGWNYDPKLKNAYSHQFNLDIQDQVTSTLLVSAGYVGSIDRRLPVTGLSNNSPDPGGAGLDRPFQWGATAVMATSRGTSSYNSLQLRADKRLSGGLNFGSGFTWSKAMDNGGGGMYDVEDGPMGFATMQNYNDLNANRGITSNSVKFIWYGYSLYQLPFGPHQRWLNHGLGAATLGGWQANVTASAHSGVPLGFPDAGSDPANIGNTIGFNYARANVSGSPKASHPTKAVAFNTAVFSHPVNEYGNSGRGMITAMPFDNVDFSLMKDIPVRESLKFQFRGEFFNLFNIQNYGTPGTTYGGGGFGIITSLAPGATPRQIQLSLRASF; from the coding sequence ATGCGTGAAGATTGGAATCACTGGAGACTGGGCAGGAGAGGATGGCTTGCAATTGCAGGATTCGCGTTGTTATGCTGCGGGATCCTGTTTGGCAACTGCCCAGCCTTGCTAGCGCAAAATACGACAGGGTCGTTCAACGGTCACGTTTATGACGCGACCGGTTCCGTGGTGGTAGATGCGAAAGTCGCTTTGCACGACGTTCAAACTGGATTGACGCGGAACGCCACGACCAACAGTGACGGCCTCTATGAATTTCCGTTAGTAAGGCCTGGTACTTACCAGCTTACTGTCACGGCGGCTGGGTTCGGGTCGGAGGTCAAGCCTAATTTGGTGCTGGATGTCAACCAGATTCAGGCCCAGGATTTCAAGTTGAGAGTCGGAACTGCAACCCAAACGGTGAGCGTTTCCGCATCTGCCCAGCAGCTACAGACATCCTCTGCCAATCTCGGGGCTGTAGTCGACGAGCGCACAGTAGGCGACCTGCCGCTCAACGGAAGAAGCTTTTCGGCATTGCTGACTCTGACACCGGGCGAGAACCCCGTGAACTATTCGCAGAACAGTGGTGTAACCGTTGGCACGGGCCAAGGTTCGCCCGGCATTCCAGGATCCACCTACACTTTTCCTTCGACGCAAGGGCAGTGGAACCGTGAGAATATGTACTTTCTCGATGGCATCGTCAATACCGCTGCGTTTAGCAGCTCGTGGGATGTACCCCCAATCATCGATTCGATGCAGGAGTTCAAGCTGCAGTCGCATGAGGATCAGTCGGAGTATGGCGGCGTGTTGGGTGGTGTGGTTAATGTGGTAAGTAAGTCCGGCACGAATACCTACCATGGCGCGGCGTGGGAATATCTGCGCAACAACGCCTTCGACTCCAGAAATCCATTTACCGATTTCAACGGCAACACGCCATCGGCGCCGGCCCCCTATCACCAAAACGAGTTCGGTGCGGACTTCGGCGGCCCGGTGAGGATTCCGAAGATCTACAACGGCAAGAATAAGACCTTCTTTTTTGTAGCGTGGGAGTCGTGGCGCTACTCCAAAGCGGCGGGCATAAGTTACATTTCGCCGACCGCGAACGAATTGAACGGTGACTTCACGAATGCTGCCGTCCTAACTAGTACAGGACAGCCCGCGCTCCTCTACAATCCCTTTCTGTCAAGTGGAACATCGCGGCCGCTGCTGGGAAACGGCCACATTATTCCGGCAGGCATGATCGACCCGAACATGCAGGCTTACCTCAAGGCCTACACCGATACGCCTAACTTCACGCCTTCGGTGGCCGGCGGCAATAACACAATTCTGAACGCTGTCGGCACGAACAATGCCAACGCGTTCTCCGGTCGCGTTGATCATAACTTTAACAACAATATGATCTGGTTCCGGTATAGCTTTCTCGACTCCTCCGCCACGCAGCCGACGGGGCAGCATGCGCTTAGTACTTCCTCGGCTGACGATAGAAACTTCGGCGGTGGTTATGCTCATACGTTCACACCGCATCTTGTCCTCGACGCAACCATTGGATATTCGGGGCGTTGGAAGGCGGGCTATAACGACACGACTCCGGGTGCGCCTGCGTCGGCGGCTGCGTTCCTAAGCGCGGTGGCGAAGTCCTATGGGACCCCGAACTTCACCTTCACCGGCTACAACGGCGCCGGCGGTCAGGGTGCACAAGAGAACGTTGAACATGAGTTGAGCTTCGCTGTCAATACGACCTGGACTCACGGGAATCATCTGTTCCGGTTTGGATTCTTCGAACTGATTTCCCAGGAGAACCAGGGTGTCAACGGAGCCAATTTCGGCTCGGCCACGTTTGCCTTTGATCAAACCGGGACGGCTGATCCAACCAATCAGGGCGCCACCGGCAACGGGATCGCATCTGCACTGCTGGGTGTTCCGACTAGCGGCCGATTTCAGGCGGAGGTCAACAGTTCCCGTATTATCTCGCCCTCAGCGTACATTGAAGATCAATGGAAGGTGTCGCCCCGCGTAACCTTGAACCTTGGCCTTCGCTGGGATGGCGAATCGTCGCCTCACCTGCTTAATGGAACTACGGCGGCCGAGATCGATCCGAATACCGGCAACTGGATTATTTCCGGTGGTAAGCTGCCTCCGCCTTGCAATCCGGCAGGGGGAGTCTACGCGCCGTGCATCCCTACGGTGAGTTCCTACCCAGGTCTCAGCTCTTCGGATGCGGCAGTGCTCCAGGCCCATGTGGTTGTTGCGGCAAATCCGAATCTTGGTCCCGATCCTGTCTACACGGACTTTGGACCGCACATTGGCATTGCCTATCAACCCACGGACAAGATTGCGATCCGCGGCGGCTATGGACTTGCCTTTGACAATTCGATAAGCGGAATTCAGTCGGTTCGAGATCGGCTGCTGGCGTGGCCGTCGAATGCTTCGATGCCTCTTAATTTCAATTCGATCAGCACTGTTACGCCCACTACGATGGCGCAGGTGATTCCGAACATTGGAGGAACTCAAATTCTGCCTACGGCTCCGACGCCGTGGCAGCAGTATGGCTGGAACTATGATCCGAAATTGAAGAATGCTTATTCACATCAGTTCAACCTGGATATACAGGATCAAGTCACATCGACCCTGTTGGTATCAGCTGGTTATGTCGGCAGTATTGACCGGCGTCTGCCTGTTACAGGGCTCTCGAACAACTCGCCCGATCCTGGAGGGGCTGGCTTAGACCGTCCTTTCCAGTGGGGAGCCACAGCAGTCATGGCGACTTCGCGCGGAACATCCTCTTACAACAGCCTCCAACTGCGCGCGGATAAGCGACTCTCGGGTGGCCTGAATTTTGGCAGCGGCTTCACATGGTCGAAAGCGATGGACAATGGCGGCGGCGGAATGTACGACGTCGAAGATGGACCGATGGGTTTCGCGACTATGCAGAATTACAACGATTTAAATGCCAATCGCGGTATCACCTCAAACAGCGTCAAGTTTATCTGGTACGGCTACAGCTTATATCAACTGCCGTTCGGACCCCATCAGCGCTGGCTGAATCATGGCTTGGGAGCTGCAACATTGGGCGGGTGGCAAGCGAATGTTACTGCGTCGGCGCACTCGGGAGTTCCTCTGGGCTTCCCCGACGCTGGAAGCGATCCTGCCAATATCGGAAACACGATCGGGTTCAATTACGCCCGCGCGAATGTCTCGGGCAGTCCGAAGGCGTCGCACCCGACAAAAGCGGTGGCTTTCAACACCGCGGTCTTTTCGCACCCGGTCAACGAGTACGGGAACTCCGGCAGAGGTATGATCACCGCGATGCCTTTCGACAACGTAGACTTCTCTCTCATGAAGGATATCCCCGTTCGGGAATCGTTGAAGTTCCAGTTCCGTGGAGAGTTCTTCAACCTGTTCAACATCCAGAACTATGGCACGCCCGGTACCACCTATGGTGGTGGCGGATTTGGTATTATCACTTCGCTCGCCCCCGGCGCAACACCGAGGCAGATCCAACTTAGTTTGAGGGCAAGCTTCTAG
- a CDS encoding ROK family protein, protein MESSVLVYDVGGSHASAAVCSLDSYKLGPVISAPHSIDITSDAFVNLLHSVGGQAMSGFNQILGASMAFPGPFDYSAGISQMTHKIPFLFGVNLRQALAERFEWDPVQVFFLNDATAYLLGELGSGSARGMNRAIVITLGTGIGSAFSVDGQVIMEGRGVPPRGEIWNLPYEDGIVEDVLSTGAIQKAYALRTGQKRKIIDIAGAVENDPTAAQVFREFGHHLGRSLRQTLTLFSPDVVVFGGGISRAADLFLPAAEYELRDLNLSLRVSALQDSAPLVGAGLAWPKRTSILQKRG, encoded by the coding sequence ATGGAATCGTCTGTTCTTGTATATGACGTGGGCGGCAGCCATGCCTCAGCTGCTGTTTGTAGTCTGGATTCTTACAAGTTGGGGCCCGTCATCAGTGCCCCGCACTCCATCGATATAACAAGCGATGCATTCGTCAATTTATTGCATTCTGTTGGGGGCCAGGCAATGAGTGGGTTCAACCAAATACTAGGTGCCAGCATGGCATTTCCTGGCCCCTTCGACTATTCAGCAGGTATTAGTCAAATGACGCACAAGATTCCATTCCTCTTCGGTGTGAACTTGCGTCAAGCGCTTGCTGAGCGCTTCGAATGGGATCCTGTACAGGTTTTCTTCCTGAACGACGCGACCGCTTATCTATTAGGAGAGTTAGGCTCTGGATCTGCCCGCGGCATGAATCGAGCCATTGTCATCACGTTAGGAACTGGGATCGGCTCTGCGTTCAGCGTTGATGGTCAGGTGATTATGGAGGGCCGAGGTGTTCCGCCCAGAGGTGAGATTTGGAACCTCCCCTATGAAGATGGAATCGTTGAAGATGTACTATCGACCGGCGCCATTCAAAAGGCCTATGCGTTGCGCACAGGCCAAAAGCGGAAAATAATCGATATTGCCGGAGCGGTAGAGAATGATCCAACTGCAGCACAGGTGTTTAGAGAATTCGGCCACCACCTTGGCCGGAGCCTGCGACAGACACTTACGTTGTTTTCCCCTGACGTCGTTGTCTTCGGAGGGGGCATCTCCCGTGCAGCAGACCTATTTCTTCCCGCCGCCGAATACGAGTTGCGAGATTTGAATCTCTCATTGCGCGTGTCCGCCTTGCAGGATAGTGCTCCTTTGGTAGGAGCTGGGTTAGCGTGGCCTAAACGCACTTCGATTCTTCAAAAGCGCGGGTGA
- a CDS encoding tetratricopeptide repeat protein produces MTNPGKIDHKVSLRLHNVLMSRRTALARSFHSSRRWLRQIGRPQLLIGLALVSTMEMTCIPVGSAQQPAARQTHDAELIDQVQQLIRSGRTQDALSLLQQANLHGSHASEVHTLKGICFAVSARPIESVDEFDQAIALRPNFAPTYFSSGLAAASFNNLDRALSQLATALRIDPDLPGIRYNYALVLARAGKYAESETQVDLELAGNSPKTEAPVDLWKLKARDAYYRKRWQDAIGAYNKVLVVQPNWAEAYACIGEALYALNSTQESEIALRKALAIDPSDGGAHRTLGKLYQDDGKDDEAIAQFEADIQTRPEDQEAVYRLLRLYKKRGDTANVSRTQKQIQDLFVSRAAASVDEAKATELNNSGIVLEQKGDLAGALENYDQASKIDVTNIIFQRNAALLLCKMGRMQEAIRRLRDILLIDAEDAETLQILSVANELASGDRAKWKDLPTPQSMH; encoded by the coding sequence ATGACGAACCCGGGTAAAATTGACCACAAAGTGAGTTTGAGGTTACACAACGTCTTGATGTCCCGCCGAACCGCGTTGGCGCGCTCATTTCATTCCAGTCGTCGCTGGCTACGACAAATCGGCCGGCCTCAGTTGCTGATAGGGTTGGCGCTTGTCTCGACGATGGAAATGACGTGCATCCCCGTGGGCTCCGCACAGCAGCCTGCAGCGAGACAGACGCACGATGCGGAGCTCATTGATCAGGTGCAACAACTGATCCGGAGTGGCCGCACACAAGATGCTTTGTCTCTCCTCCAACAGGCCAATCTTCATGGTTCGCACGCAAGCGAGGTCCACACACTTAAGGGAATCTGCTTCGCCGTTTCGGCTAGACCGATTGAATCGGTAGACGAATTTGACCAAGCGATCGCGCTTCGTCCCAACTTTGCCCCTACGTATTTTTCTTCCGGATTGGCCGCTGCGAGTTTCAACAATCTCGATCGTGCGCTATCTCAGCTTGCAACAGCGCTTCGGATTGATCCCGATTTGCCCGGAATCAGGTATAACTATGCGCTCGTGCTCGCGCGTGCGGGCAAATACGCCGAGTCCGAAACACAGGTGGATCTTGAATTGGCGGGTAATAGTCCCAAGACCGAAGCCCCTGTCGATCTTTGGAAGCTGAAGGCACGCGATGCGTACTACCGGAAGAGATGGCAAGACGCCATCGGCGCCTACAACAAGGTGCTGGTGGTTCAACCCAACTGGGCCGAAGCCTATGCGTGTATTGGCGAGGCTCTTTACGCTTTGAATAGCACTCAGGAGAGCGAAATAGCTCTTCGAAAGGCGCTCGCTATCGATCCCTCCGATGGCGGCGCACATAGAACGCTCGGCAAACTTTATCAGGACGATGGCAAGGATGACGAAGCGATTGCACAGTTCGAGGCGGACATCCAGACTAGGCCTGAAGACCAGGAGGCTGTCTATCGCCTGCTCCGGCTTTACAAAAAGCGGGGCGATACAGCGAATGTCTCAAGGACGCAGAAACAGATCCAAGATCTGTTCGTGAGCCGTGCCGCTGCATCAGTCGATGAAGCCAAGGCAACTGAACTCAACAACTCAGGTATCGTGCTTGAACAGAAAGGCGATTTGGCCGGTGCACTGGAAAACTACGATCAAGCATCAAAGATTGACGTAACCAATATCATTTTCCAGCGCAATGCCGCGCTCCTGTTGTGCAAGATGGGGAGAATGCAGGAGGCAATCCGTCGCCTTCGCGATATTCTTCTGATTGATGCGGAGGATGCCGAAACGCTGCAAATCCTATCCGTTGCTAACGAACTCGCGTCGGGAGATCGCGCCAAGTGGAAAGACCTACCCACTCCGCAATCAATGCACTAA